A genomic window from Thermithiobacillus tepidarius DSM 3134 includes:
- the rplS gene encoding 50S ribosomal protein L19 → MSNIIDQLNQEQMRSDIPTFAPGDTLAVHVRVREGDRERIQIFEGLCIARRNRGFDSSFTVRKISNGEGVERVFPLHSKMIDKVEVKRRGDVRRAKLYYLRDLSGKAARIKEKLG, encoded by the coding sequence ATGAGCAACATCATTGATCAGTTGAACCAGGAACAGATGCGCAGCGACATTCCCACCTTCGCCCCCGGCGACACGCTGGCCGTGCACGTGCGCGTGCGCGAAGGCGACCGCGAGCGCATCCAGATCTTCGAAGGGCTGTGCATCGCCCGCCGCAACCGCGGCTTCGATTCCTCCTTCACCGTGCGCAAGATTTCCAACGGCGAGGGCGTGGAGCGCGTGTTCCCGCTGCACTCCAAGATGATCGACAAGGTCGAGGTGAAGCGCCGCGGCGACGTGCGCCGGGCCAAGCTCTACTACCTGCGCGACCTGAGCGGCAAGGCCGCCCGCATCAAGGAAAAGCTGGGCTGA
- the trmD gene encoding tRNA (guanosine(37)-N1)-methyltransferase TrmD, which yields MRFDVITIFPGVVQAVLSEGVVGRAMQQGRIAVQCWNPRDFTSDRHRTVDDRPFGGGPGMVMKAEPLLAATAAAKAANPEATIVYLSPQGRPLDQRAVEDLARRPGLILLAGRYEGVDERVIEAAVDEEWSIGDYVLSGGELPALVLMDAVSRLLPGTLGHQESAAQDSFSAGLLDCPHYTRPELLDGRAVPAVLLSGDHARIARWRHKQALGRTWERRPDLLARRELTPQEEALLTEYRQERGKDEISQ from the coding sequence ATGCGCTTCGACGTCATTACGATTTTCCCCGGCGTGGTGCAGGCCGTGCTCAGCGAGGGCGTGGTGGGGCGGGCGATGCAGCAGGGCCGCATTGCCGTGCAGTGCTGGAATCCGCGCGATTTCACCAGCGACCGCCATCGCACCGTGGATGACCGCCCCTTCGGCGGCGGGCCGGGCATGGTCATGAAAGCGGAGCCGCTGTTGGCCGCCACCGCCGCCGCCAAGGCGGCGAACCCGGAGGCGACGATCGTCTATCTCTCGCCCCAGGGCCGGCCCCTGGATCAGCGGGCCGTGGAGGATCTGGCGCGGCGGCCGGGCCTGATCCTGCTGGCGGGGCGCTACGAAGGCGTCGACGAGCGGGTGATCGAGGCCGCCGTGGATGAGGAGTGGTCCATCGGCGACTACGTGCTGTCCGGCGGTGAGCTGCCGGCGCTGGTGCTGATGGACGCGGTGAGCCGGCTCCTGCCGGGCACCCTGGGGCACCAGGAGTCGGCCGCCCAGGATTCCTTCAGCGCCGGGCTGCTGGACTGCCCGCATTACACCCGGCCCGAGCTGCTGGATGGACGGGCGGTGCCGGCGGTGCTGCTGTCCGGCGACCACGCCCGCATCGCCCGATGGCGACACAAGCAGGCGCTGGGACGGACCTGGGAGCGGCGCCCGGATCTCCTGGCGCGGCGGGAGTTGACGCCGCAGGAAGAGGCGTTGCTGACCGAATACCGGCAGGAGCGCGGGAAAGACGAGATTTCGCAGTAA
- the rimM gene encoding ribosome maturation factor RimM (Essential for efficient processing of 16S rRNA) has translation MSAATPADAAWVVLGRIEGLYGVAGMVKVYSFTDARADILRYPQWWLQQGRDWRPYRVAMGRQQGKTLVAQLEGVVDREQARALLGQTIAVPREQLPPLPPGEYYWSQLEGLQVYNPQGQHLGQVDHLFETGANDVLVVRAVDGSEILIPYTVVQAVDLAAGRLEADWQLDY, from the coding sequence ATGAGCGCGGCGACGCCCGCGGATGCCGCCTGGGTTGTGCTTGGGCGCATCGAGGGCCTGTATGGCGTGGCCGGCATGGTGAAGGTGTATTCCTTCACCGACGCGCGCGCCGACATCCTGCGCTACCCGCAGTGGTGGCTGCAGCAGGGGCGGGACTGGCGGCCCTACCGGGTGGCCATGGGCCGCCAGCAGGGCAAGACGCTGGTGGCGCAACTGGAAGGCGTCGTGGACCGCGAGCAGGCGCGCGCCTTGCTCGGCCAGACCATCGCGGTGCCCCGGGAGCAGTTGCCGCCGCTGCCGCCGGGCGAGTACTACTGGTCGCAGCTGGAAGGGCTGCAGGTCTACAATCCGCAGGGCCAGCATCTGGGCCAGGTGGATCACCTTTTCGAGACCGGCGCCAATGACGTGCTGGTGGTGCGCGCCGTGGACGGCAGCGAGATCCTGATCCCGTACACCGTGGTGCAGGCGGTGGACTTGGCGGCGGGCCGCCTGGAGGCGGACTGGCAGCTGGACTACTAG
- the rpsP gene encoding 30S ribosomal protein S16 yields MVTIRMARGGAKKRPFYNIVVADSRNARDGRFIERVGFYNPVAKPSELRLDKERIQYWLSQGAKPSDTVANFLKAEGIKAGA; encoded by the coding sequence ATGGTTACCATTCGCATGGCTCGTGGCGGCGCCAAGAAGCGGCCTTTCTACAACATCGTCGTGGCGGACAGCCGCAATGCCCGCGACGGCCGTTTCATCGAGCGCGTCGGCTTCTACAACCCCGTGGCCAAGCCCAGCGAGCTGCGCCTGGACAAGGAGCGCATCCAGTACTGGCTGAGCCAGGGCGCCAAGCCCTCGGATACCGTGGCCAATTTCCTGAAGGCGGAAGGCATCAAGGCCGGCGCCTGA